One window of Strigops habroptila isolate Jane chromosome Z, bStrHab1.2.pri, whole genome shotgun sequence genomic DNA carries:
- the LOC115601015 gene encoding uncharacterized protein LOC115601015 has translation MAGIYKRPANLQTGQSVIMKGFTKLKGMGQLAIYTFYSVYVGAGTPSRTQRMAQSSSRRTANSLEEFLPRSFTLPPGKTSLERNEICLTLHRDLLSSPIMHDCFVVDHGNVEGTYSKNESEIMYESTLCYSNLIHVTTRGSDKGCALIASVDWENKLWWESAFQTLDVGRKAKDSYETFPTHRIKRHLLQATSSTVVQNKATFNLFT, from the exons GTATTTACAAGAGGCCTGCAAATCTGCAGACTGGTCAATCTGTTATCATGAAGGGCTTCACGAAGCTGAAGGGAATGGGACAACTCGCTATATACACCTTTTACAG TGTGTACGTAGGAGCAGGAACCCCTTCGAGGACACAGAGGATGGCACAAAGCTCAAGCAGAAGGACAGCCAACAGTTTGGAAGAATTTCTGCCACGTTCCTTTACCCTTCCACCTGGGAAAACATCCTTAGAGAGGAATGAAATATGCCTCACACTCCATAGAGACCTGCTTTCATCTCCCATTATGCATGACTGTTTTGTTGTAGATCATGGAAATGTGGAAGGCACTTATAGtaaaaatgaatctgaaatCATGTATGAGTCAACCTTATGTTATAGCAATCTCATTCATGTTACAACAAGAGGCAGTGACAAAG GTTGTGCCCTGATTGCTTCTGTTGATTGGGAGAACAAGCTGTGGTGGGAGTCAGCATTTCAGACTTTGGATGTGGGAAGAAAAGCCAAGGACAGCTATGAAACCTTCCCAACTCACCGCATTAAGAGACATCTCCTTCAGGCGACATCTTCCACTGTGGTTCAGAACAAAGCAACCTTTAACCTCTTCACTTAA
- the SLC25A46 gene encoding solute carrier family 25 member 46 isoform X2, protein MHPRRPEGFDGLGYRGGGREESGPGARPFGSASELGHWVTSPPDIPGSRNLHWGEKTPPYGAGTPVGGAGLNEEPNLGAGGPGADQLNRFAGFGIGLASLFTENVLAHPCIVLRRQCQVNYHARNYHLTPFTIVNIMYSINKTQGPRALWKGMGSTFIVQGITLGTEGIISEFTPLPSLTHVVAMPFYSASLIETVQSEIIRDNPGILDCVKEGIGRVVGMGVPHSKRLLPLMVLTFPTVLHGVLHYVISSIIQKLVLFVLKRGNSHNLPTESSTSIQSMLDAYFPELIASFAASLCADVMLYPLETVLHRLHIQGTRTIIDNTDLGYEVLPINTQYEGMRDCINTIKREEGMLGFYKGFGAVVVQYTLHVAVLQLTKVIYSTLLQNVS, encoded by the exons ATGCACCCGCGGCGCCCCGAGGGCTTCGACGGCCTGGGCTACCGCGGTGGCGGCCGGGAAGAGTCGGGCCCCGGCGCCAGGCCCTTCGGCAGCGCCTCGGAGCTGGGCCACTGGGTGACCAGTCCGCCCGACATCCCTGGCAGCCGCAACCTGCACTGGGGCGAGAAGACGCCGCCGTACGGGGCGGGGACCCCAGTGGGGGGCGCCGGCCTCAACGAGGAGCCCAACCTCGGGGCGGGCGGCCCCGGCGCCG accAGCTGAACAGATTTGCAGGCTTTGGTATTGGCCTGGCAAG cttatttacagaaaatgtgttgGCACATCCTTGCATTGTTCTGCGTCGCCAGTGCCAG gtTAACTATCATGCTCGGAATTATCATCTCACTCCATTTACTATTGTCAATATTATGTACAGCATTAATAAGACACAG GGTCCAAGAGCTCTCTGGAAAGGAATGGGCAGCACTTTCATTGTTCAGGGCATAACCCTGGGAACAGAAGGCATCATCAGTGAATTTACACCTTTGCCAAG TTTAACACATGTGGTAGCAATGCCTTTTTATTCTGCGAGCCTGATTGAAACTGTACAG AGTGAAATAATTCGAGATAATCCTGGCATCCTGGACTGCGTGAAAGAAGGAATTGGCAGAGTTGTAGGCATGGGAGTACCCCATAGCAAGCGTCTCCTTCCTCTGATGGTCTTGACTTTTCCAACTGTTCTTCATGGAGTTCTTCACTACGTCATCAGTTCCATCATCCAgaagcttgttttgtttgttctgaaaaGGGGTAATTCCCACAACCTTCCAACTGAGAGCTCTACTTCCATTCAGAGCATGCTGGATGCTTATTTTCCAGAACTTATTGCTAGCTTTGCAGCTAGCCTTTGTGCCGATGTCATGCTTTACCCACTTGAGACAGTTTTACACCGCCTTCATATTCAAGGGACACGCACAATAATTGACAATACAGACCTTGGCTATGAAGTGCTTCCTATCAATACTCAGTATGAGGGAATGAGAGACTGCATAAATACTATAAAACGGGAAGAAGGAATGCTAGGTTTTTATAAAGGATTTGGAGCTGTTGTAGTACAGTATACGTTGCATGTGGCAGTTTTACAGCTTACCAAAGTCATTTACTCGACACTGctgcaaaatgtttcttaa
- the SLC25A46 gene encoding solute carrier family 25 member 46 isoform X1 gives MHPRRPEGFDGLGYRGGGREESGPGARPFGSASELGHWVTSPPDIPGSRNLHWGEKTPPYGAGTPVGGAGLNEEPNLGAGGPGADQLNRFAGFGIGLASLFTENVLAHPCIVLRRQCQVNYHARNYHLTPFTIVNIMYSINKTQGPRALWKGMGSTFIVQGITLGTEGIISEFTPLPRELSHKWSLKQMGGHLLLKSLTHVVAMPFYSASLIETVQSEIIRDNPGILDCVKEGIGRVVGMGVPHSKRLLPLMVLTFPTVLHGVLHYVISSIIQKLVLFVLKRGNSHNLPTESSTSIQSMLDAYFPELIASFAASLCADVMLYPLETVLHRLHIQGTRTIIDNTDLGYEVLPINTQYEGMRDCINTIKREEGMLGFYKGFGAVVVQYTLHVAVLQLTKVIYSTLLQNVS, from the exons ATGCACCCGCGGCGCCCCGAGGGCTTCGACGGCCTGGGCTACCGCGGTGGCGGCCGGGAAGAGTCGGGCCCCGGCGCCAGGCCCTTCGGCAGCGCCTCGGAGCTGGGCCACTGGGTGACCAGTCCGCCCGACATCCCTGGCAGCCGCAACCTGCACTGGGGCGAGAAGACGCCGCCGTACGGGGCGGGGACCCCAGTGGGGGGCGCCGGCCTCAACGAGGAGCCCAACCTCGGGGCGGGCGGCCCCGGCGCCG accAGCTGAACAGATTTGCAGGCTTTGGTATTGGCCTGGCAAG cttatttacagaaaatgtgttgGCACATCCTTGCATTGTTCTGCGTCGCCAGTGCCAG gtTAACTATCATGCTCGGAATTATCATCTCACTCCATTTACTATTGTCAATATTATGTACAGCATTAATAAGACACAG GGTCCAAGAGCTCTCTGGAAAGGAATGGGCAGCACTTTCATTGTTCAGGGCATAACCCTGGGAACAGAAGGCATCATCAGTGAATTTACACCTTTGCCAAG GGAGCTTTCACATAAATGGAGCCTCAAGCAGATGGGTGGACACCTTCTACTCAAAAG TTTAACACATGTGGTAGCAATGCCTTTTTATTCTGCGAGCCTGATTGAAACTGTACAG AGTGAAATAATTCGAGATAATCCTGGCATCCTGGACTGCGTGAAAGAAGGAATTGGCAGAGTTGTAGGCATGGGAGTACCCCATAGCAAGCGTCTCCTTCCTCTGATGGTCTTGACTTTTCCAACTGTTCTTCATGGAGTTCTTCACTACGTCATCAGTTCCATCATCCAgaagcttgttttgtttgttctgaaaaGGGGTAATTCCCACAACCTTCCAACTGAGAGCTCTACTTCCATTCAGAGCATGCTGGATGCTTATTTTCCAGAACTTATTGCTAGCTTTGCAGCTAGCCTTTGTGCCGATGTCATGCTTTACCCACTTGAGACAGTTTTACACCGCCTTCATATTCAAGGGACACGCACAATAATTGACAATACAGACCTTGGCTATGAAGTGCTTCCTATCAATACTCAGTATGAGGGAATGAGAGACTGCATAAATACTATAAAACGGGAAGAAGGAATGCTAGGTTTTTATAAAGGATTTGGAGCTGTTGTAGTACAGTATACGTTGCATGTGGCAGTTTTACAGCTTACCAAAGTCATTTACTCGACACTGctgcaaaatgtttcttaa